In Ananas comosus cultivar F153 linkage group 7, ASM154086v1, whole genome shotgun sequence, the sequence atataaacttttcaaatgttataaaatatattcagataattaaattctaattttaagcCTTCTACACTCGAGATTTAAAAAGTGTGAATGAAAATGCTCCACACAGCAGAGAAGCCGTGGAGGAGCCCCAGTGGATCACTTTATTGTGTCGGAATGCACAGAGcgggttttcaaaaatccgaacccgaatcaaACTATCAAATTTGAAGTCTAAATTCGAACCGTAATccgacaaattttaaaaatccttaTCTAAATCCGAATATGACCAAATATTTGAAACCCAAATCCGAATGCAAAATAATGATTTCTGTTCACCAAATCGCAAAACATGTTAtgttaaatctaaattttaaaaatccaaattcaaTAGTTGTGTTGGACTAGTAAATGACTCAGATTACAATCagtttgttttcgataatagagctttcaCATTAACAATAAGCAACATTGAAAATAACCTAAATTATTTAAagtaactaaaaattaaattttatatttttttgacattactAACTGAACGACCAAAggattacaaaatttataattttaatggttaataCGATTGCGTTTACTCGTTTAATAGTATAGAACAGTTCAAATcagctaaatttttattataatttttttaaaaaaactatttaaaataagatttagaCTCTAGATCTTGAATACAAAAATTGTacaattactttttaaaaaatattcattttgagccgttcattttatgtccacttgatggacgagagaataatatcgaaaaaatatgaaatttaattttcagatagTCTAAATGACCTAGATCACAttcaacggtatggatcgttgatttagaagctctattattgaaaataaatcgGCAGTAAACCGAACTGTTTACTACCGATAATAACCTAGCAAAactccaaattcaaatataacatcaaatatttatatgtaCGATATAACGGAAAATTAATTCGGGTTCAGATCAGCTTCAAGttagggttcgggttcgggtctggATCGGATATAGGTAAAGTTTATACCCATATCGAGATCTGTCGGGTTTTCGTTTGAGTTTGgttcaaataaaattctagATATCCACATCCATTTACATTCCTACTTAGGCCTGTCCTCTACAGTCGATATATGTGCTAACAAATTATTGGGCGCACCCGGTTTATTATAGATTGAtaggaaaaatatattttataaactaatCCCTGCtgtatctaattttttaattataaatccTAATTTTATAAGGGTTGTTTCTAAATTTCTcgaatatttttgtaattttgaaaattatttgataCTTAGTTACGCTAAAGTCAGAAATTTCATACAACACAGTATATACTTGCAGATTTTATAGAACATTAGAAAatcgattaaaaaaaaaattagaataaacttcaaataccacacaTGCGGTTTCATacattctcactttaatatcctatgATTTAATATGTATCAAGTTAgagtcctgtggtttcatttttatcttttcgtcagtttttctattaatatttcgttaactatatacaaaaaacttcagatatcccacttagatttatcgaatattcattttagtatcctttagttttaattttgttactaatttaacgaaaaaaattagtggaatcgataataaaaagataaaaataaaatcacaggatactaaattaatacactttaaaccacagggcactaaagtgaaaaattgtgATATCACacgggtggtatttgaagttttttcaaaaatctaagAATCAgataacaaattaatttattataatatctgCAATTCCTGACATTGCTTGCATAGATCCGATAAAAATGTCCTAAAATAAACATATTACCAACTTTACTAGTTTGCTTAAGaaaatacttatattttgaaatcaataccaatataaatatatgttgaaTAGTTGTACAAAAGTTAATACTTCTTTTTCTCTATAAAgagattttattaaaatataatatatcctaTATAGAGTAATACTTCAATACATCACGTAaattttagctatttattttttgaaatagatGGTTGAAATGTAATATGATTGTAAAGGCGATCTATTATTCTGGCATAGGTATCATTCACCAAGTACCTAtttaaagggtattttagttttagaaaaatattttggccTACAAAACCTATTTTATCTAACTAAGAATACTATAACCTTCTCAAATATCTATAACAATAGttggaattcaaattacaactaaactataaatttaaatacaaagtaatataaaaaacttaattataaatcaaattcaacttttaaatataaaatacaaatttaaaataaaactttcagttcaaattcaaaatttttaatttaaatcaaaaattaaaatttggcttaCAGATTAAAATTGCAATGTagattcaatattttaatttaaatcaaaaattaaaatttgacttACCGATTAAAATTGCAAtgtagattcaaaatttaaaagtttaatataaattttgaaattaaaattttatattacaataccaacttcaaaacttaaatttaaatttaatatttttttgagttggATAACAAATTGggtattatctaatttggtaagtaacaaaacgAAATAAGATACTTAATATTATATAGGATGCTAACAAATTTGGTATGtactaccaattttttttagtactatcatattaactaattcaaatcgaAAATTTGTTCAATAGATTACTTtatgtaaaatcaaaatataccttttactaattaagagtttaattttaatacttatgATGTATTGTTGCTCCTATACTATATGTTATAAATTACATCAGGTACAAAGCGTGGGTACATCACGCGTGAAATAAGAAACGCATACAATTAGCACGCAggtacattaaatttttttaaaaagtgacaTTTATTAAGTGCTCGGAGAGATGGATCAATTTCATTCCAATTCTCCATTTCACACCAACTCTCTCCtatttagggatgcaaacggatccgggttggtggagctcccgtccCGATCCGTCCCGACGGGGGcaataaatgggagaaaataaacggattcggggcagaaaacgggataaattttacgatccgagacggattcggggcagaaaACGGGAGAAATTTTAACCCGCCCCAAATCCGCTCCGCCATGATCCGCTccgaatccgtcccgaatccgccctgaaaattatttatattttaaaaaaaatattcttaaaaaataatatatttacaaaaaagttcaaaatacaaataagttagtactcttatttctaatgtatttgaaacttatgaattttgttttgaattgtgattgatatttttNGGGTTAtgaggcggggcggattataCGATAACTATTTTcaacccgtcacggattcggggtGGGAGGCGGGGGAGACTTTTTGTAGTCGGGGCGGGAGGTCGGGCGGGGCTCCCgccccagatccgccccgtttgcatccctactcctattaactataaaaaatatatatattttttgacaattttctcttttctattCAGTAAAATAAGGCTAGATTGAGAATTTTACATTTTACGAGaatagtttgaatttttttaaaaaaagggctATAGGCAGGGAGTCTCTAATAGGAAATACATAACGGTTAAACTATAATAATCTTATAATAATTCGATAGCTGAATCAGTTGGCATCATCTTTTGGAGATAAAAAGTTTTTTCCTTTGAATTATTAAACAAAATTTGATGCGAGTGATTTAATTTAGCAGGCTAAATATGAACGATGTAATTGACTAatgtgaaaataataatattatatcttaattattaCCGCATCATTAGTCATGCcattattacatcatttttgtATTAGTGAGTCgtccaaattttataaattaaattagattgtggTATTTGGTTGACACCATTTACTATAgtttttgaggaccaaaagtgaaACAACTATAAATAGAGAGACATTTTCCTGTTTGAGAGTTATATAGCTCTGTTTAACAATTTACAGCAAAGGGTAAGAtcaatttgcaattttttttttttattaatatacttagtaaatactataattataaaaatagtgctctaaaaaatttatttataaaattagatctATACAGTGAATGAATTATCGCtttctaaatataataaattattcacctttttttttttaaagacaaAGTATTTTTAGTGATTAATACTATACATTTTTGAAGTTTGGACgtagaaatatattaataaagatAAAAGCAGTAAATGATTCACTATTTTTAGAATACGATAAATGATTTACTGTTTTTATCGTTCTATcctcataaataaaaattttgaatgtctatttttatatctaaaaaattttgtagGTTTTAGTAGCCCAAAAACTGCTCACTTTACTGCAAAGAATAACATTATCAACTGTTATCAACAGCGTGTATATTCCTTCTTAAGTGatataaaataattctaatcatCATTTTATCTTATCTGTAATTATGGCTCTCTCAagtgatatatatgtatatatatatatatatagatggaaCGCTCACCAGTAATCCATGCAGGAGCAGGAACCAGCTTTGAAGTGATGAAACCGGATCCGATCCCTCACAATAATCTCCACGCTATAAACCCTGGAGATCAGCTTGCTCATAGTGTGGCAGTCCCTGCACACTCTCAGGTTCTTCAAGATCCTGATGGGAGGAGCTCCCTCTCCGGCGGAGCTGCTGCGGTGGAGGAGCGCGAACGCGATCGCCAACTTCTCGCTGTGCAGCCGCAGCGAATTCCCCTTCACTCCGTCCGCCCCGGCCACCATCGTCGCCTGCGAGCAGTCGGGCTCGTAGCCGGCCGATTCGAGCCTCCGCTGAATTTCGTCGAGCATCTTGTATACGTCGGCGGACCGCGGGTGCGACGTGTCCCCGGCCACGAACTGGTGCAGGACTCCGTCGTCCGCCTCGACGGAGCTGAACCCGGGCTCTTTGCGGATGCCGTGCTCGGTCATCAGGCGGCGGATAACGGCTACGTCGTTCCACCGCTGCGCGGAGGCGTAGACTCTCGAGAGGAGCACGTAGGCGCCGCTGGCGGCGGGGTCCTCGTCCTTGAATTGGAGCGCGCGCTCGGCGAGCGACTCGGTGAGGTGGAgattggtggtggtggtggtggtggtggtggtggtggtggtcttGGCGCACGCGTCGAGGAGGCTGCGCCAGATCACGGCGTCGGGGCTCCGGGGCATGGCGGCGACCACGCGGAGCGCCGCGTCGACACGGCCCGCGCGCGCGAGGAGGTCGACGACGCAGCCGTAGTGCTCGAGCCGGGGCTCGATGCGGAATCGGGTGATCATGAGGTCCAAGTAGCGGAGGCCCTCGTCGACGAGGCCGGCGTGGTTGCAGGCGCTGAGGACGCCGACGAAGGTGATGGCGTTGGGGCGGGCGGAGGCGGGCATGTCGGCGAACGCGGCGAGCGCCTCGGCGACGCGGCCGTGCGCGGCGAGGCCGAGGATGAGGACGTTCCACGAGGCGGCGTCGCGCtggggcatttcgtcgaacacctgGCGCGCCATGTCGATGGCGCCGCACTTGGCGTAGAGGTCGACGAGGGAGTTGTTGATGAGGGCGTCGCGCGCGACGGGGGCGGCGCCGAGGCCGGGGGCGCGGAGGAGGAGCGCGTGCGCCCACATGCCGAGGGAGAGCGCGCCCGAGGCCGCGCACGCGCCGAGGACGCTCTGGAGCGTGAAGGCGTCCGGGGGGTGGGCGGCGCGCTGCATGGCGCGGAAGAGGGCGAGGGCGGCGTCGTGGGCGGCGTTGGCGACGCAGGCGTCGACGATGGCGTTCCAGGAGACGCGGGAGCGGGCGGGGATGCGGTCGAACACGCGGTGGGCGAGTGGGAGGAGGCCGCAGGAGGCGTAGAAGTGGACGAGGCTGTTGGCGACGAAGGTGTCGGGGGCGAGGCCGAGCTTGGTGAGGAGGGCGTGGAGCTGGGAGCCCTCGGGGAGGGCGGAGAGGAAGGCGCAGGACTTGAGGGCGAGGGGGAAGGAGAAGCGAAGGGGCCGGGATGGGGAGGCGAGGGGGAGGTGGATGAGGAGGATGcggcggaagaggaggagggagcgGCGCTTGTGGGCGGGGTCGGGGGAGTGGGCGTAGGAGCGGAGGAGCACGAACcacgagggggaggaggaggaggaggtggagagtTTGAGGAGGTTggggagagaggagggaggaggaggaggaggaggaagagatggtggtggtggtggtgaaggGGAGGAGAGAGTGGAGAGCATGGTGGTGCGGGGTATTGGAGATTAGAGGAGTTTGTGTGGACGAGACAGTTTCTTCAACTAGTATCGCAGTTCAGAGAAATGGAAAATTGGCATTGTTCAGATATAACATCATCATCAGATAACAACAATGTCAATCAATGAtttcattcaaaagaaaaatgatacAAACTAGAACTGGAATGGTTATACAATGCATAATACTTCTAACGACAGAGGACTCGAATGCAGATCAAAACCCTCCTTTTGTAGTATCACCAACTACAAGGAAGCAAACGCTGGAACTCAACTGTAAAAGATCAAGCAGAGAACAAAAGATGGAAAGAAGCTAAACTCATCTAACTACAGAGTAATTTTGGCCCTCACATATTTATTTGAGGCAGGCCActcttttatctttcttttgacACAAATGAATAATTAAAAGTATGACAATACGCGGATCGCATCCCGCCCTGCTGAACACTTCTTGAATCTCCAAAAAACCGAGATCGCGCGTAGTCTCGCAGGTGATTTGCTCAACCCAAAAGCATTTTATTCATCGATGTGGCTTCAGCGGTATAATGTGTCCACTGGTCAGCTAATCTAACCAAAGGTGTGTTTAACCTACTTATGGCAAACTAAATCAACCAAACTCTATCCCTATAATGTCACCATCTTTAGTTGCATTCTCTTGCCAAAAACTTGGATCGTTCAATTCAATATCGATGTTCTCAGCATTAATAGCCACCCTGCAGGATCCAACTAATTCATTATTCACCAGGAAATCACAATTCTCATACATGCCGTCCCCTGGTGGCTGGTTTAACATGCACGATCTTGGGGCCAAAATTCTCTTCTCCATGGAGAGGCATCCTTCATTTAAGGATAGCATGAGACGATGCTTTCTTCCCAATAATTCCGTGACATAATCGATATCGCCCATGGCTAGGGCATGGCGAACTCGAGTAGAAGATACTTGCCCCTTATCACTTGAATTGATGCTTGTAGTTGCCCCATTATAAGATCGATTTGCCTTGTCCATGACCGGGCTCACAATGAATGCACTCAAGCCGTACTCTTTGCATAGCCTCACCAGTTCCGATGCATCACCAGATGCTTTGTATCCGAATCTGTAATTCTCACCTGCAAAGAAAACGTAAGGAGAGGATCTACCAAATGGAACAGTAGTTGCTCTGCAGTTTTCAAACGCAAAAGGAAGTTTGAATACCTGCTACCACTCCGCTTATTCTGAGCTCCTTGGACAACCTTTCAACGAATTGCCTCGGAGTAAGATACCTAACCTTTGAAAATTCAACTTGATATTCGAGAGGAGCAACATTACCACAATAAGGGGCCCACGAAGAAAGAACACGCTTTCGATCACATTTTGCAACAATTGGGGGCCTATGCAGGAAGTTGAGAAGTAAGATATATACTGAAGTTACAGTAGTAGCTCTATTTTCTCTGAGTACATTAATAATTGGACACTTCTAGATATATTAATAGTTGGAATCATATGATCAGTTGTACTACAATTTGACATTCTAGTCCTGTTATCCTTCTCCTCTCCTAGTAAATCAAAGATTAATTATCAGTGTATATAACAATAATTACTTATTCCAATATACACAGCAATACATATTGTAAAATCAATCCAACTTAGCACAAGTTAATTCAATGATCGAGCATAGAGTGAGTTTATTCGTCCTCTAAAAAATAGAAGTGTTAAAGGATGATGAAATGTAAGTTCAATATGATATTCTTTAGATCAATAATTAAACGAAACTAGGTTCGTATTCCAGGCCCCAACACAGGTATAGTAGCAGTATTTTCACTATACTCGAAAGAAAAGTACTACTTAACCACACATTGTTATTCTATATGGCTGCTCCACTCAAATATTTATGGCTGTTCCAATCCTATCTCAGATTACAAGTTTGCGCATTTgccaaaaaataattatcttCATTTGACCCCTGAAATATCTAGGCAGCCACTTAGGTTAAAGGCAGAGCAAAAGACGATTTTGTCGGCATTAAAGTTTCAACTGACAAGTATTTAGATTGTAAAACATAAACAGCTTAGCACCTTCACACACAttttactctaaaaatttaaatcaccATCAATCAAAGTAATGTATAAGTTCAACACACTGCTTTTTTTTGTCTTGAAGATGGCAGACAAGTATATACCCATACAAATAccacaaataagaaaattagcCTGTAAGATAAGCCAATTTGTTTATGCCATCTTAATTTATAGAAAAGAACCTAAGCTTCTCTTcctatcttctttctttttttgtccgTTTGGTGGTTCTTTTACCATCCACATTTATTTCTCACATAGCCTTCAAAGAATTTCCAATAGAAGATATGAAAGTGACTTGTAGCTTAATGTAAATTTTCAAGCCATATTTCCCTTTCAAGATGAAAGAGAAAGTAATGAAACCTGGATTTAAGCTAATAAAATACGAAAACATCTACCTGGATTCCCAGCCAAGAACTTCTGCCATTCCGATAAATGAAAGAAGGAAAGGAGTTCCGGCTTTCGATGCATGTATTGCGAGTTGTCGGTGACCAATATGAAGGGCATCAAACTTTCCTAACGCAACTATACCTCCTAGAGATTGATGCAAATAACAACAATAAGAGCATATTTATACAGATGAAAGTTACCAAAAAAGTACCACAAAAACAGTACAAAAATGAATATTAAAGGTCAAATACATAATGGATAGCAATCCAAAAGCACTGCAAAGTGAACAGTGAATACACTATagaacaaggatttaagtgccgtggtacgaggtcgtgccggaaacttacTGGCACGGTACCACACGGTGTGTGCCGGGCCGTGCCAATGCGTGCCGGTTACAAAAAATACGTGTGTGacgacacataatggcatgaaatatttattttctttaacaacaaaatattttaactatttattatgtacttttatcaaatcttttgaactttattaagaaaatcacttactaatttaaagcatagagggttttgagccgtgccatcggcacgggatctgtatcgtgccaatattttgttggcacaatacggcacggtagatatGGCTTGTGCCAACGTAAATCCTTGCTACAGAATGActtcattaaaaatatttgatgttgTTCCAAACTTTGCGAAGTAAGTTGAATGGAATGATATGGGGAATTTTTTAAACCATGATTTGTTGAACACAATCAACAATACGAAATTTGAAACGGGTAAAATACTGATGTTCTGGgatgaagaaaacaaaaaggcaACGCTTTCAGAACTCACCAAAATTAAGAAATAGAATCTCAATGTCCAATTTatagttatcaaaattaaaaaaccaAGTAAAATCATGCATATGCGATATAAAAAAGGATAGTTATTCAGTTACTCTCATACTTTTACTTCATAGTTATAATAATGTCCAGGTAATGAGAAGTGACAGCCACCAGAACAACGAGTAGTAGAATATTATTGTCCAGTACTAATTGCCGTGGAGGATGCTCCGTTGACTGACAAGTACCCTGACTTAACATTATCATATCAGTATAGAAAAATGACATGTCAAGATGTCATTTGAAGTAATCAACAACTGCTGATTTATAGCCTAACGCCTACGACCAAttacaaaatgaaataaaaagttctgaaaaattcaaactaaacaAGGATCACCAAGTCGGATGTAGTACTGTAACTACtggaaaagaaagggaaaatgAAACCTCTCAATTTACAGCTTTAATAAACCATAAGCCAAGGTGAAATGATAAAGAAAAAGATCAAGCATACAAGCATTAGACATAATAATTTGTAATGCTATATCTAATACTGCTATGAAGTTGGTTATGCCTTCATTTGGCTCCAAATATCATATCACAAATTTAAAGGCTAATAGGTATACAAAAGagcaaagattaaaaaaaaaaacataccaaGTACACATTCTTGGTCGTCTCCACAGTCAATTAGGAGCTTTTCTTTATTTACTTCTTCACTACTAAGGCTTGCTTGCGATCCATATGAGGTGAAAACCTTAAAATTTGATATCCGGAATCCTTTCTGCATGGTaagatcattcttttctttcaaacaACAGTGAGACCTGCAAGAAACACAAGCACCAGTGATTTTTGTTTCTGTGCATTTCAAATCATAAATCTACAATAAAGATTGTCCTAACTCATTCATCTTGACTAGGAATTATATACAACCAAATACATTAATAACAATCATGGCTAAATTTCTATACATCTCCAAACATAAAACCGAAACACATTCATatttagagagaaaagaagaaaaagttgGCTAGGATATTTTCTGAAAGAACTCACAACCTTAACACTTTGAAGTGAAATCCATCATGGGACTCTTACAGATGTTTAGATTGTGAAACATGAAAACAACATTTGAATATTACGAAACCACATAATCATGTTATTTAGAAAATCTTACTGTTAGCTCCAAGAGCATCCAAAAAATTTAACCTTTTGATTGGTAAAAAAAGATTTGATagattaaaaatgtaaaatcacTGAAGTCAGATGAGTTCTTGATTATACATCTCTTGAGATATCTAAGTAGTTGTTTCATCCAAGTAGGCTGTGTTTCAATTGAAGGAAATTCCAGGCACAGTTACGATTCTTTTTTGGTTCATCCCTCAAAACCAAAACTTGAACAATTAGTAAACTGACTCACTACTTATTCATTCTAAAATCTCTACGAACGCAAAGGCCGCCTTTTCTAAATTTGCTTTGAAGAGCTCATGTTCATATCAGGACCAAATGCAATAGTCTGTTTGTGTGATTTCACAAATCTAAGAACCTCACCCAAACCACCAATAAAACGCAAAAAAGATAGACCTTTTTCCCAGAAAAAAAGCTcatcttttttcttaatatcCCAATGCATCTATCGAGATTTCACAATTTCTCACTAAATTCTCCAAATGTGAAGTGCCCCAAACTCTCTGCACCTCCCTAATTTACGCAGCTCTCACAACATCGACATTGATAGGCTCCGATTCCACTCTCCACACAAGCCGAAGCATCAACCACTAAACCTAACGAGATCGAATCGAGAAAAAGGGCGTAGGATCGGAACCTGAAGAgcgggaggaggcggcggagctcgGCGGagaggctgcggcggcggcgccgcacGGGATCGGCGGGGCGAGGGGGGAGAAGAGGGCGGAGGCGTGGTGCGCGGCGGCGCGGAGATTGGAGGAGACGAGGgctcctccccctctctccaTTCCTACGAAGctcctcaccctctctctctctctctctgtttctctctctctctctcttcgcgtATCCCCGATGATTCCTCCCTAGTATATTCGCAATCGCGTCACGGTTCCATTTTGTGGATTTTTGAGGAGAATTTGGAATTGAGTTTGCTATataattgatttgatttgattagaCGCTTCTTTTGAAATTAGGAAAATATTAGTtcgtgcaaaaaaaaaaaaaaaaaaaaaaaccgaagcAGCAAAAATACTTGGCGGTCAGTATTTGGGACTCAAAGtccaaattctagttgatttatattttcagctaagtttatttttaaataaaaataaacgaagcggatagcgtgttaccaatctctctcaaaaaaaaaaagaaaaagccagaGATGCAAATAGaaatatgtataattttttttgatataatcgcaggtatataatatatcataaccgactcacAAGTCACAactgtaaaattatatattctaaCTAGATTaacaatattaaataataaataatttttttcagatGCGCATACTCTACTCCCAACCGGATTCGCATACCAtcctatttatattcaaaaataaaatgaaataactaATTCTATTCGAATTACCTACTCTATCATATTCAATCCTAacctaatataataataacaaggAAACAGTACGTAGCCTCTCCCTATAAATACAGTAGTAATGTAGCattaattaatcataatcataataatattataagagaaatattattgtgaattttttagCATGGGATCAGAGCAGCAGGAGACGCAGAAAAGAATGGTTAAGATACGGAGTTACGACGGCGTGGTTGTGGAGGTGCCGGAGGCGGTGGCGATCCAATCGGTGGTGATAAAACACGTCGTCGAGGACGTCGGCGTGGAGGACCCAATCCCGACTCCAAATGTCGTCGGCGACGTCCTGTCGAAGGTCTTCGAGTACTGCACCAAGCACGCCGAGTTTGACGCCACCACCNATCAAACAGAAGAAATATAACTATAGCAGTTGTaactgtataaaaccaaacagacgaGGTATAATTGTAACTACAGTATTTGTAATTCCATATACTTCTAATTACACTGTTTTTGTAACTATATTCAACCAAATTGTCTCTAAAAGAATTTTGGAAAGTAGAATATACAAAAGGAGGTTTAAGGCACGGGgcctctagaaaaaaaaaatttaaaaaaaggaaaggtaTATCAGATGTTTAAAccatttatttactaaaaatgcATTAGCAGAGAATTTAAACCATTGGCCttgaatattttagattaaTAATTACATGCATCGGCAGCATCGCTAGCCCTAGTTTGTCCAAACTTAAGTTTGAAAATTACTTttgtcaattttatttttcgtatTTTTATAAACAATGGATTTAATGGTTAGACTCatgtttatttatttggatATTATCAACATAATATTCATCCATATCT encodes:
- the LOC109712910 gene encoding FAD synthetase, chloroplastic-like (The sequence of the model RefSeq protein was modified relative to this genomic sequence to represent the inferred CDS: added 78 bases not found in genome assembly), translated to MERGGGALVSSNLRAAAHHASPLLSHRPLLPPRPADPVRRRRRSLSAELRRLLPLFRSHCCLKEKNDLTMQKGFRISNFKVFTSYGSQASLSSEEVNKEKLLIDCGDDQECVLGGIVALGKFDALHIGHRQLAIHASKAGTPFLLSFIGMAEVLGWESRPPIVAKCDRKRVLSSWAPYCGNVAPLEYQVEFSKVRYLTPRQFVERLSKELRISGVVAGENYRFGYKASGDASELVRLCKEYGLSAFIVSPVMDKANRSYNGATTSINSSDKGQVSSTRVRHALAMGDIDYVTELLGRKHRLMLSLNEGCLSMEKRILAPRSCMLNQPPGDGMYENCDFLVNNELVGSCRVAINAENIDIELNDPSFWQENATKDGDIIGIEFG
- the LOC109712909 gene encoding pentatricopeptide repeat-containing protein At1g59720, chloroplastic/mitochondrial-like codes for the protein MLSTLSSPSPPPPPSLPPPPPPPSSLPNLLKLSTSSSSSPSWFVLLRSYAHSPDPAHKRRSLLLFRRILLIHLPLASPSRPLRFSFPLALKSCAFLSALPEGSQLHALLTKLGLAPDTFVANSLVHFYASCGLLPLAHRVFDRIPARSRVSWNAIVDACVANAAHDAALALFRAMQRAAHPPDAFTLQSVLGACAASGALSLGMWAHALLLRAPGLGAAPVARDALINNSLVDLYAKCGAIDMARQVFDEMPQRDAASWNVLILGLAAHGRVAEALAAFADMPASARPNAITFVGVLSACNHAGLVDEGLRYLDLMITRFRIEPRLEHYGCVVDLLARAGRVDAALRVVAAMPRSPDAVIWRSLLDACAKTTTTTTTTTTTTNLHLTESLAERALQFKDEDPAASGAYVLLSRVYASAQRWNDVAVIRRLMTEHGIRKEPGFSSVEADDGVLHQFVAGDTSHPRSADVYKMLDEIQRRLESAGYEPDCSQATMVAGADGVKGNSLRLHSEKLAIAFALLHRSSSAGEGAPPIRILKNLRVCRDCHTMSKLISRVYSVEIIVRDRIRFHHFKAGSCSCMDYW